The Shewanella zhangzhouensis genome has a window encoding:
- the katB gene encoding catalase KatB, whose translation MSHYITSQNGAPIADDQNSLTAGSRGPVLLQDWQLIEKLAHFNRERIPERVVHAKGTGAYGTFTLTRDLSEYTIADHFIGEGKVTETFVRFSTVGGEMGSADAERDPRGFAVRFYTKRGNHDVVGNNTPTFFLRDGIKFPDFIHTQKRNPQTNLKDPQAMWDFWSLNPEALHQVTVLMSDRGIPANYRQMHGYGSHTFSLWNAKGERFWVKFHFKSQQGVVNLTNEQADKLKGIDPDSSQRDLMVAIMDGHFPRWTVNVQIMPEADANTYHIDPFDLTKVWPHKDYPLIEIGVLELNRMPQNYFAEVEQAALAPSNLVPGVGASPDKMLQARLFAYADAQRYRIGANYNQLPVNCPHATVANHHQRGGAMAGTQCPYHGDNGHQSQTGGDASANYGPSTVTGALNDASHFAEPPLRLEGEAARYSRYGKDDYTQAGNLYRLFSEGEKNRLAETIASTLRQVTEEVQQRMLAHFDKADADYGQRIRAAL comes from the coding sequence ATGAGTCATTACATCACCAGCCAAAACGGCGCCCCCATCGCCGATGACCAGAATTCCCTGACCGCCGGCAGCCGTGGCCCAGTGCTGTTGCAAGACTGGCAACTGATTGAAAAGCTGGCTCACTTTAACCGCGAGCGTATCCCTGAGCGTGTGGTACACGCCAAGGGCACCGGCGCTTACGGCACCTTCACCCTGACCCGCGACTTATCTGAGTACACCATTGCCGACCACTTTATCGGCGAGGGCAAGGTCACCGAAACCTTCGTACGTTTCTCCACCGTGGGCGGTGAAATGGGCTCTGCCGATGCCGAGCGCGACCCCCGTGGCTTTGCGGTACGCTTTTACACCAAGCGCGGCAACCACGATGTGGTGGGCAACAACACCCCAACCTTCTTCCTGCGTGATGGTATCAAGTTCCCGGACTTCATCCATACCCAGAAGCGTAACCCCCAGACCAACCTGAAAGACCCTCAGGCCATGTGGGATTTCTGGTCACTGAACCCTGAAGCGCTGCATCAGGTGACAGTGCTGATGTCTGACCGCGGTATCCCGGCAAACTATCGTCAGATGCACGGGTATGGCTCTCACACCTTCAGCCTGTGGAATGCCAAAGGTGAGCGCTTCTGGGTGAAGTTCCACTTCAAGTCCCAGCAGGGTGTGGTGAACCTGACCAACGAGCAGGCCGATAAGCTCAAAGGCATAGATCCGGACTCTTCCCAGCGGGATCTGATGGTGGCCATCATGGATGGTCATTTCCCCCGCTGGACTGTGAACGTGCAAATCATGCCGGAAGCCGATGCCAACACCTACCACATCGACCCGTTCGACTTGACCAAGGTATGGCCGCACAAGGACTACCCGCTGATTGAGATTGGGGTACTGGAGCTTAACCGCATGCCGCAAAACTACTTTGCCGAAGTAGAGCAGGCGGCGCTGGCCCCCAGTAACCTGGTGCCCGGTGTTGGCGCCTCACCTGACAAGATGCTGCAGGCCCGTTTGTTTGCCTATGCCGACGCCCAGCGCTATCGCATTGGTGCCAACTACAACCAGTTGCCGGTGAACTGCCCACACGCCACTGTGGCCAACCATCACCAGCGTGGCGGCGCCATGGCCGGGACTCAGTGCCCCTATCATGGTGACAATGGCCATCAAAGCCAGACCGGTGGCGATGCCAGCGCCAACTATGGCCCAAGCACAGTGACAGGTGCGCTGAATGATGCCAGCCACTTTGCTGAGCCGCCACTGCGCCTCGAAGGTGAAGCCGCCCGTTACAGCCGCTACGGTAAGGACGACTACACCCAGGCCGGTAACCTGTACCGTCTGTTCAGTGAAGGTGAGAAGAATCGCCTCGCCGAGACCATCGCGTCGACCCTGCGCCAGGTAACAGAAGAGGTGCAGCAGCGTATGCTGGCCCACTTCGATAAGGCGGATGCCGACTACGGTCAGCGTATTCGCGCCGCGCTCTGA
- a CDS encoding YgjV family protein — translation METATIWEWVGYLASVVVAISLMMANIKKLRWWNLVGAALFVAYGLAIDAYPVALVNFFIVLIDAYYLVKLYREPEPNS, via the coding sequence ATGGAGACGGCAACGATTTGGGAATGGGTGGGCTATCTCGCCTCGGTGGTGGTGGCCATTTCATTGATGATGGCCAACATCAAAAAACTGCGTTGGTGGAATCTGGTGGGGGCGGCGCTGTTCGTGGCCTATGGTTTGGCCATCGATGCTTACCCGGTGGCGCTGGTTAACTTTTTCATCGTACTGATAGATGCTTACTATCTGGTGAAGCTCTATCGGGAGCCTGAACCCAACAGCTGA
- a CDS encoding PaaI family thioesterase, which produces MSIWFRPVTLDDCAKMDEGMHGRGTLMKTLGIQISEIGDDYMKATMPATPAVHNPLGIVHGGANVVLAETVASYAANFVVDFEKYYCVGQEINANHLRAARNGTLTATARPVHLGKRSSVWEILIHNGAGELTCISRMTAAVVER; this is translated from the coding sequence ATGAGTATCTGGTTTCGCCCCGTCACCCTGGACGATTGCGCCAAAATGGATGAGGGCATGCATGGCCGTGGCACCCTGATGAAGACCCTCGGGATCCAAATCAGCGAAATCGGCGACGATTATATGAAGGCGACTATGCCTGCCACACCGGCGGTACATAATCCCCTTGGCATAGTGCATGGTGGCGCCAATGTGGTTTTGGCCGAAACCGTGGCGAGCTACGCCGCCAACTTTGTAGTGGATTTTGAGAAATACTATTGCGTGGGCCAGGAGATTAACGCCAATCACCTGCGTGCAGCCCGCAATGGCACACTCACGGCCACTGCCAGGCCAGTGCATCTGGGTAAGCGCAGTTCAGTATGGGAAATTCTGATACACAACGGTGCAGGGGAATTGACCTGCATTTCGCGGATGACCGCGGCAGTTGTAGAACGCTGA
- the exeM gene encoding extracellular exonuclease ExeM: MENVKKLTAIAVAVSAAMPLLANADVMITEYVEGSSNNKAIELYNSGDAAVDLTGYSLVRYKDGATTPTNMVALDGQSLAAKGIKVITHPSAVITLPAGTDTMTGDLYFNGTDAVALMKDGAIVDVVGAIPTPKDWGLNVTIARKTNALAAATVYNEADWETSAIDNFSGLGSLEGATAPEVPAFSCAGATLIPIYDIQGSGDKSPLVPEGKFESDTEVTLRGVVSARGESLFKGFYLQDVQGDNSPLTSDGIFVFLGEAAPEAIQPGVEVCVQGKVKEYFGLTQIDIKADKKFEVGAKGDVPGAVPFAVTEGETLEQALERFEGMKVVLDVGSEMKVSRTFSYDYAGRRNNLMLSHKAPLMKPTQVHPALSEEAIALEMQNRGNELFVESDFKAADGVVPFLPDFNAETGYIRVGDELKGLEGMVSYSYNEYRLVTTNTLTPADIVRGNDRTDAPVVAEQGDIRVASFNVLNFFNDVVGGDANPTGSNRGALTEEEMLLQRTKIVSAITAMNADIVGLMEIANNGFGEKSAIQNLLDALNAEQTADNAYSFVEIADADKTDGKYFGNDAITVGMLYRTAKVSPEGAAFVIETPEQHAPEGVASRDNKGVVETSPAQDKYQRHSLGQTFKVKDENLTVVVNHLKSKGSGCLEDWINFDESRDPADLQGKCNAFRVSAAKVIGEAVKDIEGDVLVIGDLNAYGMEDPVRVLTDYDASTSNREVKTASYTTLAGQSYEQEGSVIEKGYGLINLNTQVHGADTYSYSYNGELGNLDHALGNDSLAKRVVDIEDWHINSVESNLFEYGKKFTGSLEKSENAFSASDHDPVIVALSYPDKVEEKKDDGGAMGGLLLALATLIGLGRRRTY; encoded by the coding sequence ATGGAAAATGTTAAAAAGCTGACAGCCATTGCCGTGGCTGTATCGGCGGCAATGCCATTGCTGGCAAATGCCGATGTGATGATTACCGAATATGTAGAAGGCAGTTCCAACAATAAAGCCATTGAGCTTTACAACAGCGGTGATGCGGCCGTTGATCTGACCGGCTATTCTCTGGTGCGCTATAAAGATGGCGCTACCACGCCCACCAACATGGTCGCCCTCGATGGTCAGAGTCTGGCCGCCAAAGGCATCAAGGTCATCACTCATCCCAGTGCTGTCATTACCCTGCCAGCGGGCACAGACACCATGACCGGCGATCTCTACTTTAACGGCACCGATGCGGTAGCCCTGATGAAAGACGGCGCCATTGTGGATGTAGTGGGTGCCATTCCCACCCCAAAAGACTGGGGTCTTAACGTCACTATCGCCCGTAAGACCAACGCGCTGGCCGCGGCGACTGTGTATAACGAAGCCGACTGGGAAACCTCAGCCATCGACAACTTCTCAGGCCTTGGCAGCCTCGAGGGTGCAACAGCACCCGAAGTGCCAGCCTTCAGCTGCGCCGGCGCTACGCTGATCCCGATTTATGACATTCAGGGCAGCGGCGATAAGAGCCCACTGGTGCCGGAAGGCAAATTTGAATCCGATACAGAAGTGACCCTGCGTGGCGTGGTGTCTGCCCGCGGTGAGAGTCTGTTCAAGGGTTTCTACCTGCAGGATGTGCAGGGTGATAATTCCCCTCTGACCTCCGATGGTATTTTTGTGTTCCTCGGCGAAGCAGCCCCTGAAGCGATTCAGCCAGGGGTGGAAGTCTGTGTGCAGGGTAAGGTGAAGGAATACTTCGGCCTGACCCAAATCGACATCAAAGCCGACAAGAAGTTTGAAGTGGGCGCCAAGGGCGATGTGCCAGGCGCCGTACCCTTTGCCGTGACCGAAGGCGAGACCCTGGAGCAGGCGCTGGAACGCTTCGAAGGCATGAAAGTGGTGCTGGATGTCGGCAGCGAGATGAAAGTCAGCCGTACTTTCAGCTACGACTATGCCGGTCGTCGCAACAACCTGATGCTGTCCCACAAGGCGCCGCTGATGAAGCCCACCCAGGTGCATCCAGCGCTGAGTGAAGAAGCCATTGCCCTGGAGATGCAAAACCGTGGCAATGAGCTGTTTGTGGAGTCTGACTTCAAGGCTGCCGACGGCGTAGTGCCATTCCTGCCTGACTTTAACGCCGAAACCGGTTATATCCGCGTGGGCGATGAGCTCAAGGGCCTCGAAGGCATGGTGAGCTACAGCTACAACGAATACCGTTTGGTGACCACCAACACCCTGACCCCGGCCGATATTGTTCGCGGTAATGATCGCACCGACGCCCCGGTTGTAGCCGAGCAAGGCGATATCCGTGTGGCCAGCTTTAACGTGCTCAACTTCTTCAACGATGTGGTGGGCGGCGATGCCAACCCAACCGGTTCTAACCGTGGCGCCCTGACCGAAGAAGAAATGCTGCTGCAGCGCACCAAGATTGTGAGTGCCATCACGGCCATGAACGCCGACATCGTGGGCCTGATGGAAATTGCCAACAACGGCTTTGGTGAGAAGAGTGCCATTCAGAACCTGCTGGACGCCCTGAACGCCGAGCAAACGGCCGACAACGCCTACAGCTTTGTGGAAATTGCCGATGCCGACAAGACTGATGGCAAGTATTTCGGCAATGATGCCATCACCGTGGGCATGCTGTACCGCACCGCCAAGGTGAGCCCTGAAGGTGCGGCTTTTGTGATTGAAACCCCTGAGCAGCATGCGCCGGAAGGCGTGGCCAGCCGTGACAACAAGGGCGTGGTCGAAACCAGCCCTGCGCAGGACAAGTATCAGCGTCACAGCCTGGGTCAAACCTTCAAGGTAAAAGATGAAAACCTGACTGTGGTGGTAAACCACCTCAAGTCCAAGGGTTCAGGCTGCCTGGAAGATTGGATCAATTTCGATGAAAGCCGCGATCCCGCCGATCTGCAGGGCAAGTGTAATGCGTTCCGCGTATCGGCTGCCAAGGTGATTGGTGAAGCCGTGAAAGACATCGAAGGCGATGTGCTGGTGATTGGCGACCTGAACGCTTACGGCATGGAAGATCCTGTGCGTGTACTGACCGATTACGATGCCTCCACCTCCAACCGTGAAGTGAAAACCGCTTCTTACACCACGCTCGCCGGCCAGAGCTACGAGCAAGAGGGCAGCGTGATTGAGAAGGGCTATGGCCTGATTAACCTGAATACTCAGGTACATGGCGCCGATACCTACTCTTACAGCTACAACGGTGAACTGGGTAACCTCGACCATGCCCTGGGTAACGACAGCCTGGCCAAGCGGGTAGTGGATATCGAGGACTGGCACATCAACTCGGTGGAATCCAACCTGTTCGAATACGGTAAGAAGTTTACCGGCAGCCTGGAAAAATCCGAAAATGCCTTCTCGGCATCAGACCACGACCCTGTGATTGTGGCCCTGAGCTATCCCGATAAAGTGGAAGAGAAAAAGGATGACGGTGGTGCCATGGGCGGACTGCTGCTGGCATTGGCAACCCTGATTGGTCTTGGCCGTCGCCGTACTTATTAA
- a CDS encoding curlin: MSYCKSLVLSASLLLCCPAVLAETPTPGVGDEMSLSVPLQTLLESSGRDNLIDLFQMGVQNEAIVAQSGDFNSLIVAQIGVENQALVRQLGADNEVDLFQAGNHNSAEITQIGDNNLVQLKQLGSANFSIQQIGDGASIAVTQY, translated from the coding sequence GTGTCTTACTGCAAATCGCTGGTTTTAAGCGCTTCCCTCCTGCTTTGCTGCCCTGCCGTGCTGGCCGAAACGCCAACACCCGGGGTAGGCGACGAGATGTCGCTTTCTGTCCCCCTCCAAACTCTGCTGGAGTCCAGCGGACGGGACAACCTCATAGACCTGTTTCAGATGGGGGTGCAGAACGAGGCCATAGTTGCCCAGTCGGGCGACTTCAACAGCCTTATTGTCGCCCAAATCGGTGTTGAAAATCAGGCTCTGGTGCGTCAGCTGGGCGCTGACAATGAGGTGGATTTGTTTCAGGCAGGAAACCACAACAGCGCTGAGATAACCCAGATAGGCGACAACAATCTGGTGCAGCTCAAGCAGTTGGGCAGTGCGAATTTTTCTATTCAACAAATTGGCGATGGAGCATCTATCGCCGTGACTCAATACTAA
- a CDS encoding curlin, whose amino-acid sequence MKSQAKKSLLALAITAGIGMSAQAFASDVSEIQVNQAGYANDTTVEQTGVLNLARVDQLGDENTTTVTQDGVWNEAYIGSEGNQNTVSVEQAEDWHIAGVSQTGDNNTDNVVQTGFFNQSAAVTAGNGNAVDVMQAGELNESNVELTGDNNSAWVDQDGGSNYAVFRVQGNDNDGEITQLGNNNQGGLIALDFTANVGNNNDVSIYQEGDNNVGGVRGVAGDNNEVEIEQVGNNNVGFVYALQGSDNDLTMTQDGDRNVAVLEFTTGDNNDVEINQSGTENAIGDTLTAVIEGSDNMIDIEQEGFSNSAQFIVQGDDNDVDLEQEGDLNYAEFVAVGNDNTLNLSSEGNSNQLLAGAFGEDNSLEIAQEGDANFAYSLVFGNDNEVDIAQMGNDNEAIVTIEGNSNTDIIGTQSGDLNVLDLLIQGDENLAQITQTGNGNWVGGDEGAFAVVGEGNSFIVAQSGNDNLVTGSQMGSSNVINVTQVGNENVATVIQNGAPR is encoded by the coding sequence ATGAAATCACAAGCGAAGAAGTCACTCTTGGCTTTAGCCATCACCGCGGGTATCGGCATGTCAGCGCAGGCCTTTGCCAGCGATGTCAGCGAAATCCAGGTGAACCAAGCCGGTTATGCCAACGACACCACCGTGGAACAAACAGGTGTACTGAACCTGGCGCGGGTTGATCAGCTCGGTGATGAAAACACCACCACAGTCACCCAGGACGGCGTATGGAACGAAGCCTACATTGGTTCTGAGGGCAATCAGAATACCGTGTCTGTAGAGCAAGCCGAAGACTGGCACATTGCCGGCGTAAGCCAAACCGGTGACAACAACACGGATAACGTGGTCCAGACTGGTTTCTTCAACCAGAGTGCCGCGGTAACTGCCGGTAACGGTAACGCCGTTGACGTGATGCAGGCTGGCGAGCTGAACGAAAGCAATGTAGAACTGACCGGCGACAACAACAGTGCCTGGGTTGATCAGGATGGCGGCAGCAACTATGCCGTTTTCCGCGTACAGGGCAACGATAACGACGGTGAAATCACTCAGCTGGGCAACAACAACCAGGGTGGTCTGATTGCACTGGACTTCACTGCCAACGTTGGCAACAACAACGATGTCTCCATCTATCAGGAAGGTGACAACAACGTCGGTGGTGTGCGCGGCGTTGCCGGTGACAACAACGAAGTTGAGATTGAGCAGGTTGGGAACAACAACGTGGGCTTTGTTTACGCCCTGCAAGGCAGCGACAACGATCTGACCATGACCCAGGATGGCGATCGCAACGTGGCGGTTCTGGAATTCACCACCGGTGACAACAACGACGTTGAAATCAACCAGTCTGGCACCGAAAACGCCATCGGTGACACACTGACAGCTGTTATTGAAGGCAGCGACAACATGATAGACATCGAGCAGGAAGGCTTCTCCAACAGTGCTCAGTTTATCGTTCAAGGCGACGATAACGATGTGGATCTGGAGCAGGAAGGCGATCTGAACTATGCCGAGTTTGTTGCCGTGGGCAATGACAACACCCTGAACCTGAGCTCAGAAGGTAACAGCAACCAGCTGCTGGCCGGCGCCTTTGGCGAAGACAACAGCCTGGAAATCGCTCAGGAAGGTGATGCCAACTTCGCTTACAGCCTTGTATTTGGTAATGACAACGAGGTGGATATCGCTCAAATGGGCAATGACAACGAAGCCATTGTTACCATCGAAGGCAACAGCAACACCGACATCATCGGCACCCAGTCCGGCGACCTCAACGTACTGGATCTGCTGATCCAGGGCGATGAAAACCTGGCACAAATCACCCAAACCGGTAACGGCAACTGGGTAGGTGGCGATGAGGGTGCATTTGCCGTAGTCGGCGAAGGCAACAGCTTCATCGTGGCTCAAAGCGGCAACGACAACCTGGTAACCGGCTCTCAAATGGGCAGCAGCAACGTGATCAACGTGACTCAAGTGGGTAACGAAAACGTCGCCACTGTTATCCAGAACGGCGCGCCACGCTGA
- a CDS encoding helix-turn-helix transcriptional regulator, whose amino-acid sequence MNTVNELIFVHQLVAPCHLAILAESIGLKTRIVKHVGELDLDKHPQAFYLIAQKGAALDNKGIPLLASRLTPHVPVALYQVERNSLDQEAALLLGIRGLLFADQRMDLMLTGLRKMVADELWFDRPLISKMFRRLVNKLDTNSDVSPDAMAMLQSLTGRECTIIQLVGSGARNKEIADRLCISEHTVKAHISSIFRKTQSRNRVELLRWAQSHQSHFALVS is encoded by the coding sequence TTGAATACGGTAAATGAGTTGATTTTTGTGCACCAATTGGTTGCACCCTGTCATCTGGCCATCCTGGCAGAATCCATAGGGTTAAAAACCCGCATCGTAAAACACGTCGGTGAGCTGGACCTGGATAAGCACCCGCAGGCGTTTTATCTCATCGCCCAGAAAGGCGCGGCGCTGGATAATAAAGGCATTCCGCTGCTGGCCAGCCGACTGACTCCCCACGTGCCCGTCGCCCTTTATCAGGTGGAACGTAATTCTCTGGATCAGGAAGCCGCATTATTGCTTGGGATCCGGGGATTGTTGTTTGCCGATCAGCGCATGGACTTGATGCTGACAGGCCTTCGCAAGATGGTGGCCGACGAACTCTGGTTTGACCGGCCGCTTATCAGCAAGATGTTCCGTCGACTGGTGAATAAACTGGACACCAATTCCGATGTATCACCCGACGCTATGGCGATGCTGCAATCTTTGACCGGCAGGGAGTGCACCATTATCCAGTTGGTTGGCAGTGGTGCCAGAAATAAAGAAATTGCCGATCGCCTGTGCATCAGTGAGCACACCGTGAAGGCGCACATTTCGTCTATTTTTCGCAAGACCCAATCCCGTAACCGGGTAGAGCTGCTGCGCTGGGCCCAGTCTCACCAGAGTCACTTCGCTTTGGTCAGTTAA
- the serA gene encoding phosphoglycerate dehydrogenase: MAKHSLDKDKIKILLLEGVHQSAVDVLERAGYTNIEYHKASLADEALIASIKDAHFVGIRSRTQLSAEVLSKAEKLVGIGCFCIGTNQVDLKSAELAGIPVFNAPFSNTRSVAELVLGEIIMLMRGIPQRNALCHRGGWLKSANGSVEVRGKTLGVIGYGHIGTQLGILAETLGMRVKFFDIEDKLPLGNAQQVHSFEELLASADVVSLHVPETPQTKNMIGHTELATMKKGSFLINASRGTVVDIDALSAALKEEHIAGAAIDVFPVEPKSNDDIFQSPLRGLDNVILTPHVGGSTEEAQENIGIEVAGKLAKYSDNGSTVSAVNFPEVSLPLHKGTSRLLHIHKNRPGILIKINQAFSEKGINISAQYLQTTADIGYVVMEVDTHQAEEALEQLRGIEGTIRTRLLH; encoded by the coding sequence ATGGCGAAACATTCGCTGGACAAGGATAAGATCAAGATCCTGCTGCTCGAAGGCGTCCACCAATCTGCGGTAGATGTACTTGAGCGGGCGGGCTACACCAATATCGAATATCACAAGGCGTCCCTCGCCGATGAGGCGCTGATTGCGTCCATCAAAGATGCCCACTTCGTCGGCATTCGCTCCCGCACCCAACTGAGTGCCGAGGTGCTGAGCAAGGCCGAAAAACTGGTCGGCATTGGTTGCTTCTGTATTGGCACCAACCAGGTTGACCTCAAGTCTGCCGAGCTCGCCGGTATCCCGGTATTTAACGCCCCCTTCTCCAATACCCGCTCCGTGGCTGAGCTGGTGCTGGGCGAAATCATCATGCTGATGCGCGGTATTCCCCAGCGAAACGCCCTTTGCCACCGCGGCGGCTGGCTCAAGAGTGCCAACGGCAGCGTGGAAGTGCGCGGTAAGACCCTGGGCGTAATTGGCTATGGTCATATCGGCACCCAGCTTGGCATTCTGGCCGAAACCCTGGGTATGCGGGTGAAGTTTTTCGATATCGAAGACAAGCTGCCGCTGGGCAACGCTCAGCAGGTGCATTCCTTTGAAGAATTGCTGGCCAGCGCCGATGTGGTGAGCCTGCATGTGCCTGAAACCCCACAGACCAAAAACATGATTGGTCACACCGAACTGGCCACCATGAAAAAGGGCAGCTTCCTGATTAACGCTTCCCGCGGCACAGTGGTTGACATCGACGCCTTGTCAGCGGCGCTCAAAGAAGAGCACATTGCCGGCGCCGCCATCGATGTGTTCCCGGTTGAGCCAAAGTCCAACGATGATATCTTCCAAAGTCCGCTGCGTGGCCTGGACAACGTTATCCTGACCCCGCACGTGGGTGGTTCTACCGAAGAAGCCCAGGAAAACATCGGCATCGAAGTGGCCGGCAAGCTCGCCAAGTACTCAGACAACGGCTCTACCGTGTCTGCGGTGAACTTCCCCGAAGTATCCCTGCCACTGCACAAGGGCACTTCACGTTTGCTGCACATTCACAAAAACCGCCCCGGTATTCTTATCAAGATTAACCAGGCGTTTTCTGAAAAAGGCATCAACATCTCCGCCCAGTATCTGCAAACCACCGCCGATATCGGTTACGTGGTGATGGAAGTGGACACCCACCAGGCCGAGGAAGCACTCGAGCAACTGCGCGGCATTGAAGGCACCATCAGAACCCGTTTGCTGCACTGA